From Halomarina ordinaria:
CGGAGAAGTACGACCTCCCGTTCACGCTCCTGTCGGACCCCGACGGCGAGGTGGCCGCTCGCTACGACTCCTACGGCGAGAAGCACATGTTCGGCAAGCGCTTCGACGGCACCTTCCGGAACACGTACCTCGTCGACGACGGCGAGGTAACGGGCGTCTACGAGGACGTCACGCCCGAAGGCCACGCCGAGGAACTGCTCGACGACCTCGACGCGCGCGGCGAGTCGACGGCGTAACCCGAAAGAGCGAGGAGGATGGCCGCGGTAACCCGTGGCATGACACGACCGCTCGACGGGCAGACGGCCATCGTGACGGGTGCGAGTTCGGGTATCGGCGCGGCGTCGGCGCGGGCGCTCGCCCGCGACGGCGCGGACGTGGTGCTCGCCGCCCGCCGCGAGGAACGCCTGGAGGAACTCGCCGACGCCATCGGCGGGGAGTACGACTGCGAGACGGCGACGGTCCCGACGGACGTCCGCGACGAGGAGGCGGTCGACGCGCTCGTCGAGGCCACCGTCGAACGCTTCGATGGACTGGATATCCTGCTCAACAACGCCGGCCTCGCGCGCGGGGCGGGCGTCGCCGACCTCTCGACGGAAGACTACCGGACGATGATGGACACGAACGTCGACGGGATGTTCTTCGCCACGCGGGCGGCGCTCCCGCACCTCCGCGAGTCGGCGGGGACGCTCGTGTTCGTCGGGAGTTTCGCCGGGCAGTACCCCCGGCCGTTCAACCCGGTCTACGCCGCGAGCAAGTGGTGGACGCGCGGGTTCGCGCTGAGCGTCGCCGCCCGCGTCGGCGACGACGGCGTCGGGGTGACCGTCGTCAACCCGGCAGCCGTCCGGACGGAGTTCTCCGTCGCCGGCTTCGAGGGCGACGAACCGACCGCGTTCGAGGACCGCTACGACCACGGCGAGGCCGTCGAGGCGGAGGAAGTCGCCGAAGCCGTCGCGTTCGCCGCCCGGCAGGACCCCTCCTACGTGAGCGAACTCGACCTCTACAACCGCGACAAGCTAGGGCTGTTCTAGCGCGAGCGGACCTCCACCGTGAGCGCCGCCTCGGGCGTCCGCGCGGCCCGGACGTACCGTCGTGGACGATGTTCGAGACGGAACGCCTCGACCGTCACCACGACGCGCACCCCGTCGAGCGTCGCGCGCAGGACGGGGCCGACGCTCGTGACGACCACGTACGGCGGGGCGGCGACCGGCGGCGCGCGCAGTTCCCCGCCCGCCGCCTCGGCGCACCCCGCGACGACGGCGGGAAACCGCTGGGTGACGCCGGCGCGGGCGAGGGCGGCCGAGAGCGGGCCATCGAGGGCGTCCACCGCGTCGAGGTCGACGCCCGCCGCGACGGCGTCCGCGCAGTCGAGCACCCGCTGGAGGAGGTCGCGGTGCTCGGCGAGCAGGTACGACCGCACCCGCTCCTCGGTCGTGGCCGTCATCTCACCCGGCGGCGCAGTTGTTCGGCCCGAGTTCGAGTTCGAACGCCTCCTCGTCGTCGACCGAGTCGCGCCCGAGGTTGACCGCGATGACGCGTTCGTGGTTCGCCGGACGCGGCCCCATCCGGTCGAGGACGTACGCGACGAACGCCTCGCGGTCGCGGTCGAACGCGGGGAGACGCTCGCGCAGGTCGCCGAGGCGGGCGACGAACGGCCCCCGGACGGTGGCGTCCGGTTCGACGTGTCCCGGGGCGACGACCAGGTCGTCCGAGAGGGACGCGAACCGGTCGGTGAGCGTCGCGTACAGCTCCCCGGCCATCGCCTCGGCGCCCTCGGCACCGGCTTCGAGGTCCGGCCGCGGAACGCGCTCGGTGAACAGGCCGTCGCCCGTGAGGAGGACGTCCCCCACCCGGTAGGCGGTCGTCTCGGTGGTGTGGCCGGGGGCGGCGACGGTATCGACCGGGACGCCGCCGACGTCGAACGCCTCGCCCGGGTCGAGCAGCGTGAACCGCTCGGGGTCGGCGAGACCGCGGTCGGTCTCGCCCGCGGGGAGGACGGGTTCGACACCCCGGTCGGCCAGGTCGCGGACGCCGCTGACGTGGTCGGCGTGGACGTGCGTGTCGAGCGCGTAGACGAGGTCGGCGCCGTGGTCGGCGGCGTCCGCGACGTACCGGTCGGCGAACGCGCGCAGCGGGTCGACGACGGCCGCCTCGCCGTCGTCGACGACGAGATAGGCGACGCAACCGCTGGAGGGCCGGAGGTACTGGACGACGGTCGGGTCCTCCGAGACGACCGTGGACTCGTAGAGGCGCGCCCAGCCCTCCATCCCGCCGTCGAGGTTGACGCTATCGACGCCGACCTCGCGGAGGAGGGCCGCGACTTCGGCGCTGGCCTCGCCGCGCGGGCAGACCGCGACGACCGTCTCGTCGTCGGGTAACGCCGCGGCGAGGTCGGCGACGCCGTCGGTCGCCTGCGCCGCGACGAAGCGCATGTACGGAATCGCCGTGCTGGCGGGTGCGTCGATGCGCCACTCCTCTCTCTCGTCGCGGTTGCGTACGTCGAGGAGGTGGACCGACTCGCCGTCCACGAGGCGCTCGCGGAGCGTCGCGGCGTCGATACCGTCGCCCGCCTCGGTCGACGCGCTCGATGGGTCGCGGGCCATACCCGCAGGTGGCGACCCGGACCGATAAGCGCCGCGAGAGCTGTCGGTCCGTCTAGACGACTCTACATACGTCGGCGACCCGTTGGGGGGACATGGACCCCGACACGTTCGTTTCGACGGTCCGAGCGGAGTGCGCGACGGAACTCGACCGACTCGGGAGCGAGAAGGCGCTGGTCGCGACGACGGCGGCGCACCTCGACCGCGAGCACGTGCTGACCGCCGCCGCACGTGCCGAGCGGCGGGCGGCGACGACGTTCGAGACGTGGGCCGAAAGGGAGGACGAGGCGGCCGCTCGCGAGGCGTTCGAGCGGGTCGCCGACCGGGAGCGCCAGCACGCCGCGCGCGTCGAGGACCACCTCGACGGCGAGGTGGAGGCGACGGCCGACGCGCTCCACGAGCACCTCCGGGGCTGCGACTCGACCGTCGAGCGCGCCGCCGCCGGGATGGTCGGGCGGTCGCTGGTGACCGATAGGACCTTCCTCCAGACCATCAACTTCTTCGTCAACGAGTCGGACGAGGCGGCGGCGAACCTGTTCCGGGAACTCCGCTCGGAGACCGACGAGCAGGTCGAGGACGGGGCGGCGCTCCTCGACGACCTGTGCGGGCGCGACGAGGACTGGGAGCGCGCGCGAGAGGCGGCCGTCGCCGTCGTGGAACTGGCCTACGAGGAGTACGCCGACGCGCTCGAAGGGATGGGCATCGACCCGCGGCCGGTCTGTTGAGCGGTCGGGGGGCGAACAGGCGACACGGCGGGCGCTCCACGGACCGCTGTGTCGCACACCCGCGGACGGTCCGTGGCCGGCGTCAGGGCACACCGGCGCTGGCCGCGCGCTCGTATATGAACGCTCGCCTCACTGTTCGGGCGGGTCGTCCTGGAAGACGACGACGGCGTCGCGGAACGCCTCGGGGACGCGCGTCGACCCGTCCGCGTCGACGGCGACGTGGACGACGTGGCCCTCGGCGAGCGTCGCGCCGTCGCGCTTGCGGCGTGCGCGGTAGGCGAAACGAACGCTCGACTCCCCGATGGCCTCGACGCGACAGGCGTTGACGACGACGTCCTCGAAGCGCGCCGGCGCGCGGTAGTCGAGGTCGACGTGCGCGACGTGGACGTCCCAGTCGGCGGCGCGCATGGTGTCGTAGTCGTAGCCGATAGCCCGGAGGAAGGCGTTGACCGTCTCGTCCTGGAAGGTGACGTACTCGCCGTAGAAGACGACGCCCTGCTGGTCGGTCTCTGCGAAGCGCACGCGGTTCTCGTAGACGTCGTGCATACGCGGAGACGGCCCGCCGCCGTGATAGCTGTTGGCTCGGTCGGTCAGTTCGTCTCGGTGCGCGGCCCCCACGCGCGCACGGCCTCGATGGCGCGTCGGGAGAACTCCTCTTCCGAAATGTCGCCGGCGTCGAGCGCCCGCAGCCACTCCTCGCGCACCTCCCAGGTCCCGTGGACGACGCCGTCGGGGTTCGTGACCGTCGCGCCGACGTTCTGGGGGTCCCACCCCTCGAACTCGCGGAGTGAGACGACGACGGTGCCCACCTGTCGGGGCGGGACGCCGCCGGTCGGGAGGACCGTCTCGTAGACCAGTTCGAGCGTCCCGTCGACGCACCCCGCGTCCGTCAGGTAGACGTTCTGGCTCATGAGGTGCTCTTCGAGGTGCTCGTACAGCGCCTCGTCGATGCCGGGCATACTCGTCCGTCGGCGGCCGGCGGATTAAGCGTGCGGCTCTCGGTTCGGACGTCAGCCCTCGACGTGTAGGGGGCGCTCGATGCGACCGCCCATCCACTCCACGAGGACGGCGCTCGTCCCGGCGGCGGGTGCGGTGAGCGAGAGGGTGGTGCGGACGGGTCGACCGGCCGGGAGGTCGACGCGTTCGACGCGGCCGGCGAGCGAGTCGGCGGTCGCGACGACGGCGAGGGGTTCCGCGCGCCCACCGAGGCGGGCGGCGGTGACCGCCACGGGGAAGGGCTCCCCCCGCTCGACGCGGTCGGGGACGCGAACGTCCCGGACCTGGACGGCGGGCGGGTCGTTCAGTAGGTCGAGCGTCGCCCCGTCGACGGGCCACTCGGCGACCGGGTCGCCGGCCTCGAACCGGACGACTGCGGCCGACTCGACCGCGCGCGTCGTCGGCACGGGGAAGACGAGCGCCCAGTCGCCGCCGACGACTCGACCCGCGCCGTAGACGACCTCGGGTGGGGGTCTGACCGCCTCTGCGGGGACGGGCGCGCGGCCGTCGAGCACGAGGCCGTACTGCTCGGGTGGCGGTGCCTCGCGCTCGCCGCGCACGTCGACCCACGCGAGGAGGAACTGGGTGTGGGGGGCGCTCCGAATCGCGGGGGCGGTGGACTCGTCGAGGACGTACGCGGCGTAGGGGTGGACCCGGTCGACGCGGGGGGTCGCCTCGTCGAGGGTCGCTCGCTCGCCGAGCGAGAGGGTGGTCGGGTCGGGGCTCCCGGCGGCGAGACAGCCGGCGAGCGCGCCGGTGGCCGCCGCGACGACCCCGGAGCGGAGGAACGACCGACGGGTCGACATGGACGGAGGCTACGGTGAACGTGGCATAAGCTTTCAGGAATCGAGAGAGTACGTATCCCGTACCGTTTCCGCGAGCAGGCCGTCGCGCCGGAGGGCGATGTAGACGACGACGAAGGGGTCGGCGGCCGGGTCGAGGACGAACACGTCGTACGGCGGGTCGGCGCCCTCGATGCGGGCGACGAGGGGGTCGAGCGGGCGGAGGCCGTCCTCGAACTCGGCGAAGAGGTCGCGCTCGCCGGCCTGTTCGGCGAAGACGTAGAGCACGCCGTTGACGTCGCCGTCGGTGTTCCGGGTGAGGTGGGCGTTCATCGCCTCGCCGGCGCGGTCGGCCTCGGCCCAGCAGTCGAGCGCCGCCTGGAAGGTCGGCGAGACGTCACGAGCGAACGAGAAGTGCGTTTCGGTGAGACGGTCGAGGGCGACGAACCGGGGGCGCTCGCCGTCCCAGTCGAACGTCGCGCGGACGGTGTTGCCCGGTTCGAGCGCGGCGACGCGGTCGGCGAGCGGGTCGTCGTACCCCGCGCGCTCGACGTAGACGGGGTCCGCCGTCTCGGTGTCGAGCAGGAGGAACTCGTCGTCCGCGCGGGTGCTCCGGAGGACGCGGTAGACCGCGGAGTCGCTCATCGGCGGGCGTTGGTGGCCGGGCGTTGTGTGGCTGTCGGGTCGTCGCTCAGAGCCAGCCGAGCCACCGGACGACGAGGACGGCCCCGACGAGCGACAGCGCGAGCGCGCTCGCCACCAGCCCCGCCGCCAGCCACACCCGGTCGCGGGCCGCCTCGCGGTGCTCCTCGACGACGGCGTCGGGGACGACGTGGCCGACGCCCCGCTGGACGAGGACGCCGAACAGCAGGTCGTCGCCCCACCCGAGGAGGGGGATGGCGTCGGGCAGGAGGTCGACCGGGACGACGAGGTACGCGGCGGCGAGCGCGACGAGCGCGGCGACGCGGTTCGGCGTTCGCCGGTCGAGGGCGACCCGGACCAGCACGTACGCCTCGACGACGACCGTGGTGAGACGGCGGAGCATCGCCTCCGGGTAGCAGGTGCGCGCCCTTGAGGGGTGCGCCGGCGGGTGCGCCGCGCCCCCGCACCGCCGGCGGGGTTTAGTCGCTCGCGCCCCTCTCGACGACCATGCGCATCGTCTCGCTGCTCCCCTCGGCGACGGAGATCGTCTACGCGCTCGGCCTCGAACCCGTGGCGGTGTCCCACGAGTGCGACTACCCGCCCGAGGCGAGCGAGAAGCCGGCCGTGAACGCGACGCGAATCGACCCGACGGCGTCGAGCGCCGACATCGACGCACAGGTGCTCGACGCCGAACGCGAGGGCGAGGGGGTCTACGACATCGACCTCGACGTCCTCGCGGCGGCCGACCCCGACCTCATCGTCACGCAGGGGCTGTGCGACGTCTGCGCCGTCGACGAGGTGGTCGTCGAGGAGGCCGTCGAGGAACTCGACCTCGACTGTCGCATCCTGACGACCGACCCCCACAGCCTCGCGGACGTGTTCGACGACATCCGACGTGTCGGACGCGCGACCGGGCGCGAGGGCCACGCCGACCAGCTGGTGTCGGAACTCCGCGCGGGCGTCGACGCCGTCCGCGACGTGACCGCCGGCGTCGAGGAGCGCCCCGAGGTGGCTGTCCTCGACTGGCTCGACCCCGTGATGACGGCGGGCCACTGGGTGCCGGAACTGGTCGAGTACGCCGGTGGCGACCCGCTGTTCGCGGGGGACGCCTCCGTCCCGCGCGAGTGGGCGGCGATTCGCGAGGCCGACCCGGACGTCCTCGTCGCCGCTCCCTGCGGCTTCGACCTCGACCAGACCGCGGCGAACCTGGGCGGCCTCACCGACCGTCCCGGGTGGGACGACCTGACGGCCGTCCGCGAGGGGCGCGCCTACGCCCTCGACGGCCATCACTACCTCAACCGGCCGGGGCCGCGCCTCGTCGACACCCTGGAGTACCTCGCCGCGCTGATTCACCCGGACCTGTTCGAGGCGCCGCCGGGCGACGTCGCGCGACCGCTGGCGCGCGTCACCGCCTGAGCGAGCGCGATGTTCGAACTCGCACGAGCGACGCGAGCCGCCCTCCTCGACCACGCGAGCGAGGGGGCTCCCGAGGAGGTCTGTGGCGTCCTCGGCGGCGTGGTCGAGGAGGAGTCGATACGGGCGACGACGCACGTCCCCGTCGAGAACGTCGCCCGGACGCCGGAGACGCGCTACGAACTCGACCCGGCGGCTCAGCTGGCGGCGATGGAACGCATCGAAGACGAGGGACGGGCGGTCGTCGGGTTCTACCACTCCCACCCGCGCGGGCCGACCGGGCCGAGCGCGACCGACGCGGCGCAGGCGACGTGGCCGGGGATGCGCTACGTCATCGTCGTTCCCGACGAGTCGTTCGTCGGCTGCTGGCTGTGGGACGGCGAGGCGTTCGAGCGCGAGACGTGACTACTCGGCGGGAATCGAGCAGGTCTCCTCGTACGCCACGTCGTGGACCGACTCGATGCGGGGGTCCTCCCCGCAGACCGGGCAGTCGGGGTTCTTGCGTATCTCGACGGTCTCGAACGTCATGTCGCCGGCGTCGTAGAGGACGAGCCGACCGTCGAGCGTCTCGCCGTAGCCGAGCGCGAGCTTCATCGCCTCGGTCGCCTGGATACAGCCGACCGTTCCCGGGAGGACGCCGAGGACGCCCGCCTCGGCACAGCTCGGGACCGTCCCCGCCGGGGGCGCCTCGGGGAAGATACACCGGTAGCAGGGGGAGTCCTCGCGCGCCTCGAAGGTCGTCACCTGCCCCTCGAAGCGGAGGATGGCGCCGTGCGAGAAGGGGACGCCCGCGAGCGTACAGGCGTCGTTGACGAGGTAGCGCGTGGCGAAGTTGTCCGAGCCGTCGACGACCACGTCGTAGTCGGCGATGAGCGACTCGACGTTCTCCTCGGTGACGCGCGTCTCGTGGGGCTCGACGGTGATATCGGGGTTCTGTCGGGCGACGAAGTCGGCGGCGGAGTCGACCTTCGGGCGGCCCACGTCGGCGTCGGCGTGGATGACCTGCCGCTGGAGGTTGGACCGTTCGACCACGTCGTCGTCGGCGATGCCGAGCGTCCCGACGCCGGCGGCGGCGAGGTACTGGATGACCGGCGAGCCGAGGCCACCCGCGCCGATGCAGAGCACCCGCGCGTCGAGCAGCGCCGCCTGCCCGTCGGGTCCGACCTCGTCCATGATGATGTGCCGGGAGTACCGGTCGAGCTGTTCGGGCGAGAGTGCGAGGTCAGCCATACACACACCAGGTGACGACGGAGAATAAGCGCGGGGGTGCCGTCCCTACTCCTCCGGGGGCCGCCCCCGGCCCCCGCCGCGGGCGAACAGGAGGAGGGCGAAGGCCAGCGGCGACAGGACGGCCAGCACGACGGCGAGGAACGCGAGTACGAAGTTCAGGCCGGGGGCGAACGGTTCGCTCTCACCCTCGTCGTCGTTCTCGCCCTCGCCGTCGTTCTCGCCCTCCCCACCGCCGTCGTTCTCACCCTCACCTTCGCTCGCGTTGGTGCCACTCTCGTTGCCCTGGGCGGCCGCGGTGGCGCTGGCGGCGGCCGTCGCGGCGACGACCCCCGCCCCGGCCCCCGCACGCAGGAAGGCGCGTCGTCCGACCCGGTCGTTCTCGGTCACGAGTGGAGGGGTTCACGCCCGGCGCACATGAGCGTTGCCGCGAGCGAACAGTTACGGTCCCGGCGCGAGAGGTCGAGACGCCATGACGACCAAGATTGTGTTCGGTCTCAACCGGACGGAGGGGATGGACCGCGAGGAGTTCGAGCGCTACTACCTGGAGGAGCACGCACCGATGGCCGAGGAGATGCCGAACGTCGAGCGCTACACCGTCGCGTTCGCCGACGAGGGGGCGCCCTACGACGCGCTGGCGGAGGTGTTCTTCGCCGACCGCGAGGCGCTCGACGCGGCGCTCGACAGCGAGGCGGGCCGGGCCGCCGGCGCCGACATCGCCAACTTCGCCGACACCGACGACGTGCTCCAGCTGGTCGCCGAGGAGACCGTCGTCGTCGACTGACCGGTCGGTTTCGCAACCGCTTTTTCGGGACCACCCAGACCCGGTGTATGCCCCTCCGCTCGCGAGTCGCCACGCCGGCCGCCCGCCAGTTCGGCGCGCTCTACCTCACGCGCTTCGCCGCCGGGTTCGGCCTGGCGACGCTCGCGGCGCTCCTCCCGACGTACATCAACGTCCTCGGCGCCTCCGGCGTCGTCCTCGGCCTGTTCTACACGGGCTTCACGGTCGCCCAGACGGCCGCCGTCGTCCCCGTGGCGTGGGCCGGCGACCGCTACGACAAGCGGACCGTCCTGCTCGTCGGCCTCGGTCTCGGCGTCGTCGCCTACGGCGCGTTCGCGTTCGTCGAGACGAGCGGGCACGTCGTCCTCGCGCGCGCCCTCCAGGGGCTCTCGGCGACGGCGACGGGGATCCTCTCGCTGGCGCTGGTGGGCGAACTCGCCGCGAGGGACGGCCGCGCGAACCGCATCGGCCGGGCGAACGCCGCACGGCTCGCGGCGGGGGTCGGCGGCGCGCTCAGCGCGGGCTACCTCTACCAGCGCTTCGGCTTCGGCGCCGTCTACAGTGTCCAGGTGGCGCTCATGGTGGGCGCGCTGCTCGCCGTCCTCGCGTTCGTCGACCCCGACGGGAGCCGCATACGGGGAAACCCCTTCCGTGGGCTCGCACTCAACCGGCGGCTGTGGACGCTGACGAGCTTCCGCGCGCAGTACGCCGTCTCGGTGACGCTCGTCCGGAACTTCGTCCCCGTCTACGCCGGTCTGTCGGCCGCCCGCGGCGGTCTCGGCTACGTGGAGGCGACGCTCGCCGTGAGCGTCGTCATCGTCGCCGAGAAGGTGGCGAACATGTGCTGTCAACCCTACAGCGGGACGCTCTCGGACCGCCACGGCCGCGCGCTGTTCGTCTTCGTTGGCGGGGCCGCCTACGGCGTGGTCGCCCTGCTGGTCCCGTTCACGCCCCTGCTGGGCGAGGCGCTCTCGCTCCCCGCGACGTTCCCCTCCCTGGGCGAGCTGTCGGTGGCGTTCCTCCCGCTGGTCGCGCTGAACGCGCTGCTGGGCGTCGCGGACAGTCTCCGCGAACCCGCGAGCATGGCGCTGTTCGCCGACGAGGGGACCGCCGACGGCAGCGTCGCCAGCAGTTTCGGCGTCCGGGAACTCGTCTGGCGGCCGGGGAGCGTCGTCGCCCCCGTCGTCGCCGGCGTCCTCGTCGACTCGGTGGGCATCGCGTGGGTGTTCTACCTCGGCGGGGCGAGCGCGCTCTGCGCCGTCGCCACCTTCCTCGGCGTCCTCTCTCGCTACCACGGGACGCGCGCGCTGACCGAGTGGTGAGGGGAGGGCTCGCGCAGGGCATATCTCCTCGGCGTGCGTATTCGAGAGACATGACAGCACTCGTCACGGACGAGCGTCGCGAGACGCTCGTCAGCGCCGCTCGAACCGCCATCGGAGACGACCTCCGGAGCCTGGTCTACTTCACCCCCGAGGAGTGGGAACGGCTCTACCTGCGGAGCGACCTCGACCGGGACGCCGACGTCGAGCGCTTCGCCGCCAACGAGCGCCTCGCGTTCGCCGACCTGCGCGCCTACGGCACCTCCGAACTCGGCACCTACCAGTTCACCATCAGGGCGTTCACCGACGGCTACGTCGTCCGGGTCGTCGACGGCGAGGAGGGGACGTTCGCCACCACCGACGCGATGCCCATCACGCTGTTCGAGGAGGTGGCGACGGCGCTCCGGCGGACGCTCGCGAGCGAGGAGTGAGCTGCCGGATTTGAACCACGGTCGCTCGCTGGCGCTCGCTCCTCGATTCAAATCGGCAGCGGTGTACTCGGCACGGCGCTGCGCGCCGGCCTCATGGGCCCTGCCGGATTTGAACCACGGTCGCTCGCTGGCGCTCGCTCCTCAGTTCAAATCCGTCGGGGTTCCGCGCGACCGCTCGCTGACGCTCGCGGTACTCGCATGGGCCCTGCCGGATTTGAACCAGCGCTCAACCGGTTATGAGCCGGTCGCTTTGACCTGACTAAGCTAAGGGCCCTCAGTCCAGGGTTTTCTGTCGCGCCTCTTTAGTGTGCCGAGACGGGTCGGCAAGCGTCGCGCGGGACGCAACGGGTTTGCACGCCGCCCCGAATCGGAGGGCATGACCGGAGAGGCCAGCGAGTCCGCGGGCGCGGTGAGCGCGACGCTCCGACTCGCCACGCCCGGGGACGCGGGCGCGATTCGCGACGTCTACGCCCCCTACGTCGAGGAGACCACTATCACGTTCGAGCGGACGCCCCCGACCGAAGCCGAGATGCGAGCGCGCATCGAGTCGAAACGGGAGGCCTACCCGTGGCTCGTCTGCGAACGCGACGGCCGGGTGGTGGCGTACGCCTACGCCGGCCCGGTGCGCTCGC
This genomic window contains:
- the bcp gene encoding thioredoxin-dependent thiol peroxidase, which produces MLTVGDDAPDFELLDQDGRPTRLTDFAGPVVVYFYPRADTPGCTSEACGFRDAWEEYEDRDITVLGISDDSPADLRAFAEKYDLPFTLLSDPDGEVAARYDSYGEKHMFGKRFDGTFRNTYLVDDGEVTGVYEDVTPEGHAEELLDDLDARGESTA
- a CDS encoding SDR family oxidoreductase, with the protein product MTRPLDGQTAIVTGASSGIGAASARALARDGADVVLAARREERLEELADAIGGEYDCETATVPTDVRDEEAVDALVEATVERFDGLDILLNNAGLARGAGVADLSTEDYRTMMDTNVDGMFFATRAALPHLRESAGTLVFVGSFAGQYPRPFNPVYAASKWWTRGFALSVAARVGDDGVGVTVVNPAAVRTEFSVAGFEGDEPTAFEDRYDHGEAVEAEEVAEAVAFAARQDPSYVSELDLYNRDKLGLF
- a CDS encoding MBL fold metallo-hydrolase, whose protein sequence is MARDPSSASTEAGDGIDAATLRERLVDGESVHLLDVRNRDEREEWRIDAPASTAIPYMRFVAAQATDGVADLAAALPDDETVVAVCPRGEASAEVAALLREVGVDSVNLDGGMEGWARLYESTVVSEDPTVVQYLRPSSGCVAYLVVDDGEAAVVDPLRAFADRYVADAADHGADLVYALDTHVHADHVSGVRDLADRGVEPVLPAGETDRGLADPERFTLLDPGEAFDVGGVPVDTVAAPGHTTETTAYRVGDVLLTGDGLFTERVPRPDLEAGAEGAEAMAGELYATLTDRFASLSDDLVVAPGHVEPDATVRGPFVARLGDLRERLPAFDRDREAFVAYVLDRMGPRPANHERVIAVNLGRDSVDDEEAFELELGPNNCAAG
- a CDS encoding rubrerythrin family protein is translated as MDPDTFVSTVRAECATELDRLGSEKALVATTAAHLDREHVLTAAARAERRAATTFETWAEREDEAAAREAFERVADRERQHAARVEDHLDGEVEATADALHEHLRGCDSTVERAAAGMVGRSLVTDRTFLQTINFFVNESDEAAANLFRELRSETDEQVEDGAALLDDLCGRDEDWERAREAAVAVVELAYEEYADALEGMGIDPRPVC
- a CDS encoding acyl-CoA thioesterase yields the protein MHDVYENRVRFAETDQQGVVFYGEYVTFQDETVNAFLRAIGYDYDTMRAADWDVHVAHVDLDYRAPARFEDVVVNACRVEAIGESSVRFAYRARRKRDGATLAEGHVVHVAVDADGSTRVPEAFRDAVVVFQDDPPEQ
- a CDS encoding DUF6663 family protein — its product is MSDSAVYRVLRSTRADDEFLLLDTETADPVYVERAGYDDPLADRVAALEPGNTVRATFDWDGERPRFVALDRLTETHFSFARDVSPTFQAALDCWAEADRAGEAMNAHLTRNTDGDVNGVLYVFAEQAGERDLFAEFEDGLRPLDPLVARIEGADPPYDVFVLDPAADPFVVVYIALRRDGLLAETVRDTYSLDS
- a CDS encoding YkvA family protein, producing MLRRLTTVVVEAYVLVRVALDRRTPNRVAALVALAAAYLVVPVDLLPDAIPLLGWGDDLLFGVLVQRGVGHVVPDAVVEEHREAARDRVWLAAGLVASALALSLVGAVLVVRWLGWL
- a CDS encoding cobalamin-binding protein; translated protein: MRIVSLLPSATEIVYALGLEPVAVSHECDYPPEASEKPAVNATRIDPTASSADIDAQVLDAEREGEGVYDIDLDVLAAADPDLIVTQGLCDVCAVDEVVVEEAVEELDLDCRILTTDPHSLADVFDDIRRVGRATGREGHADQLVSELRAGVDAVRDVTAGVEERPEVAVLDWLDPVMTAGHWVPELVEYAGGDPLFAGDASVPREWAAIREADPDVLVAAPCGFDLDQTAANLGGLTDRPGWDDLTAVREGRAYALDGHHYLNRPGPRLVDTLEYLAALIHPDLFEAPPGDVARPLARVTA
- a CDS encoding desampylase, producing MFELARATRAALLDHASEGAPEEVCGVLGGVVEEESIRATTHVPVENVARTPETRYELDPAAQLAAMERIEDEGRAVVGFYHSHPRGPTGPSATDAAQATWPGMRYVIVVPDESFVGCWLWDGEAFERET
- the ubaA gene encoding SAMP-activating enzyme E1, with protein sequence MADLALSPEQLDRYSRHIIMDEVGPDGQAALLDARVLCIGAGGLGSPVIQYLAAAGVGTLGIADDDVVERSNLQRQVIHADADVGRPKVDSAADFVARQNPDITVEPHETRVTEENVESLIADYDVVVDGSDNFATRYLVNDACTLAGVPFSHGAILRFEGQVTTFEAREDSPCYRCIFPEAPPAGTVPSCAEAGVLGVLPGTVGCIQATEAMKLALGYGETLDGRLVLYDAGDMTFETVEIRKNPDCPVCGEDPRIESVHDVAYEETCSIPAE
- a CDS encoding EthD family reductase → MTTKIVFGLNRTEGMDREEFERYYLEEHAPMAEEMPNVERYTVAFADEGAPYDALAEVFFADREALDAALDSEAGRAAGADIANFADTDDVLQLVAEETVVVD
- a CDS encoding MFS transporter, translated to MPLRSRVATPAARQFGALYLTRFAAGFGLATLAALLPTYINVLGASGVVLGLFYTGFTVAQTAAVVPVAWAGDRYDKRTVLLVGLGLGVVAYGAFAFVETSGHVVLARALQGLSATATGILSLALVGELAARDGRANRIGRANAARLAAGVGGALSAGYLYQRFGFGAVYSVQVALMVGALLAVLAFVDPDGSRIRGNPFRGLALNRRLWTLTSFRAQYAVSVTLVRNFVPVYAGLSAARGGLGYVEATLAVSVVIVAEKVANMCCQPYSGTLSDRHGRALFVFVGGAAYGVVALLVPFTPLLGEALSLPATFPSLGELSVAFLPLVALNALLGVADSLREPASMALFADEGTADGSVASSFGVRELVWRPGSVVAPVVAGVLVDSVGIAWVFYLGGASALCAVATFLGVLSRYHGTRALTEW
- a CDS encoding DUF7522 family protein, which encodes MTALVTDERRETLVSAARTAIGDDLRSLVYFTPEEWERLYLRSDLDRDADVERFAANERLAFADLRAYGTSELGTYQFTIRAFTDGYVVRVVDGEEGTFATTDAMPITLFEEVATALRRTLASEE